A single region of the Anaerostipes rhamnosivorans genome encodes:
- the rpsG gene encoding 30S ribosomal protein S7 — MPRKGHIAKRDVLADPIYNNKVVTKLINNIMLDGKKGVAQKIVYGAFNRIEEKAGKPALEVFEEAMNNIMPVLEVKARRIGGATYQVPIDVRPDRRQALALRWLTLYSRKRGEKTMEERLANEIFDASNNTGASVKKKEDMHKMAEANKAFAHYRF, encoded by the coding sequence GTGCCACGTAAAGGACATATTGCGAAAAGAGATGTTTTGGCGGATCCTATTTACAATAACAAAGTTGTGACCAAATTGATCAACAACATCATGTTAGACGGTAAAAAAGGAGTTGCCCAGAAGATCGTATACGGTGCATTTAACCGTATTGAAGAAAAAGCTGGAAAGCCTGCCCTTGAAGTATTTGAAGAGGCAATGAACAACATTATGCCTGTGCTGGAAGTAAAGGCTAGACGTATCGGTGGAGCTACCTACCAGGTGCCGATCGATGTGCGTCCGGACAGAAGACAGGCCCTTGCACTCCGTTGGTTGACTTTATACTCTCGTAAAAGAGGAGAAAAGACAATGGAAGAAAGGCTTGCAAACGAAATCTTTGATGCGTCCAACAACACTGGAGCATCTGTAAAGAAAAAAGAAGACATGCACAAAATGGCAGAAGCAAACAAAGCATTCGCACACTACAGATTCTAA